The genome window ATGCCAACCAGGATCCGGTGCGTATCGATAAGTACCTGGCTGATAAGATGGCCTATCAGAGCCGTAACCGCATTCAGCAGGCTGCTGATGCCGGATTCATCCATGTTAATGGTAAACCGGTAAAGAGCAACTATAAGGTGCGCCCTAATGATCTGGTTACTCTGATGCTCGACCGTCCTCGTCATGAAACGAGTATCAAACCTGAAGAAATCGCTATCAATGTGGTTTATGAAGACGATCAGCTGATGGTGGTCAACAAGGAAGCAGGTATGGTGGTGCATCCGGGTGCGGGCAACTTTCATGGAACCTTGATTCAGGCGGTAGCCTGGCATTTAAGGGATATGCCTGAGTTTGATGCCAATGATCCGGAAGTGGGCTTGGTGCATCGCATTGATAAAGATACCAGCGGACTGCTCGTTGTGGCAAAAACTCCTACAGCAAAGACCGCACTGGGTAAGCAGTTCTTCAACAAGACTACCCATCGCAGTTACAATGCGCTCGTTTGGGGCAACATTGTAGAAGATGAAGGTCGCATAGAAGGCAATATCGGCCGTGATCCGAAGAACCGCCTCCGTATGAAGGTCTTCGATCCGGACAGCGGAATAGGCAAGACGGCAGTTACGCATTACAAGGTGTTGGAGCGTTTCGGTTATACTACCTTGGTGCAGTGTGTGCTTGAAACAGGCCGTACCCATCAGATTCGTGCTCACATGAAGCATATCGGTCATCCGCTCTTTATGGACGAAACGTATGGCGGAACAGAGATTCTGAGAGGTCAGCGCAGTAGCAGCTACAAGGCATTTATCCAGAACTGCTTCAAACTCTGTCCGCGTCAGGCTCTCCATGCCAAGACACTCGGCTTCGTGCATCCTACAACCAAGCAGCAGATGGATTTTGACAGTGAGTGGCCGGAAGATTTTAGACAATTAATAGAAAAGTGGCGCGGCTTCATCGCTGGCACCACACAAGATACATTCAAAAATATTTAGTAATTATGGAAAATAGCAAGAGAACGATAGCCATCGTATGTGGTGGTGATTCTTCTGAGCACGACGTATCATTGCGCTCAGGACAGGGTTTGTACTCTTTCTTTGATAAAGAGCGCTACAATATTTATCTCGTCGATGTGAAGGGCACCGACTGGCATGTCGCTTTGGATAATGGTGAGACTATCGAGATTGACAAGAACGATTTTTCTTTCGTTATGAACGGCAAGCATGTCTATTTCGATTATGCTTATATCACCATCCACGGACAGCCTGGTGAGAATGGTGTGATGCAGGGCTACTTCGACCTCATCCATCTGCCATACTCTACAAGCGGTGTTCTGGTAGAGGCAATGACTTTTGATAAGTATGTGCTCAATAATTATCTGCGCGGTTTCGGTATAAACGTAGCAGACAGTATCTTGCTCCGTCGCGGTGAAGCTTATGATGAAGAAGAGATTGCCAAGCGCATCGGTATGCCTTGTTTCGTAAAGCCTGCTGCTGACGGCAGTAGCTTTGGTGTGAGCAAGGTGAAGAATGCTGACCAGCTGGCTCCAGCCCTCCGTGTGGCTTTCATGGAGAGCAATGAGGTAATGATCGAGGGCTTCCTTGATGGAACAGAGATTTCACAGGGTATCTACAAGACAGCCGAGAAGACTGTTGTACTGCCGGCTACAGAGGTGGTTACCACCAACGAGTTCTTCGATTACGATGCCAAGTATAACGGTCAGGTACAGGAAATCACTCCAGCCCGTCTCTCTCCAGAGACTGCAGAAGAGGTTGCCAAGACTACATCACGCATCTACGACATTCTTCATGCCAACGGTATCATCCGTATCGACTATATCATCTCTAAGGATAAGGATGGTAAAGACAAGGTGAACATGCTGGAGATCAATACCACTCCAGGTATGACCGTTACCAGTTTCATTCCTCAGCAGGTTCGTGCAGCAGGTCTTGATATCAAGGATGTGCTCAGCGAAATTGTGGAGAATCAGTTCTAGAATAACAAACTCATATATGGTTCTGCGATTTTTTCGCAGAGCCATATATATATTAATAGGTATATATTATGAATATCCCTCAAGAATTTGATACCATCCGTCCTTGGGAGCCTGAAGATCTCCCAGAGGTATTCGACCGTTTGCTTTCTAACGATCAGTTTAAACAAGTGCTTGCCTATCTCTATCCACAAGTACCTTTCGAAATGATTGCCCAGAAGTTGAAGGCATGTAAGACCAATCTGGATTTCCAGCTGGCTTTTGCTTACGATTTTGTTCATGGCATTCTGAAGAAGGCAGCAACAGGCTGCGAGATGGATTGTACATCGCTCGATAATACCCGTAATTATACTTTCATCAGTAATCACCGTGATATCGTGCTCGATTCAGCCATCCTCGATGTCCTTCTTATCGATAACGGTTTTAAGACCACCTGTGAGATTGCCATCGGTGATAATCTCCTTTCTCTTCCTTGGGTCAAGGACCTGGTACGTGTCAACAAGGCGTTTATCGTAGAGCGTGCCCTGAGCATGCGCCAGATGCTGATGTCGAGCAAGCGCCTTTCCGACTATATGCATTTTGCCATCAAGGAGAAGAACGAGAACATCTGGATAGCCCAGCGCGAGGGTAGGGCCAAGGACAGTAATGACCGCACCCAGAAGAGTATTTTGCAGATGATGTCGATGGGTGGCGAGGGCAGCATTATCGACCGCCTGAAACAGCTTCATCTCGTACCGCTCTCTATCAGTTACGAATATGATCCATGCGATTTCCTGAAGGCAAAGGAGTTCCAGCAGAAGCGCGATAATGCCGATTGGAAGAAGGGACCTATGGATGACCTGGTAAGCATGCAGACCGGTATCTTCGGTTATAAGGGTCATGTGCATTATCATGCAGCTCCATGTCTTGATGATTATCTGGACAGTCTTGATCCTGATATGCCTAAGCAGGATATATATAATAAGGTAGCCGCCTACATGGATGAGCAGATATTCAAGAACTACCGCCTCTATCCGGGCAACTATGTGGCTCTTGATTTGCTTGAAAACTCAACTGCTCATCAGGCAGAATATACTGCCGAAGATAAGGCAAAATTTGAAAAATATATGGCTGGTCAGCTTGCGAAAATTGACCTTCCAAATAAGGATGAAGCTTACTTGAGAGAGAGAATTCTCGAGATGTATGCCAATCCTGTACGTAATTACCTTGCTGCTCAATAGCGGCAAGGTAATACTTTTTTGCTCAGAGTTAACGAAACATACATATATAATAAGTGTAAGAAAAACACAGAAGGTTAATAAATCTTTAGTATTTGTCGGGGTTTATTAAAAAAAATAACTAAAATCAAAATAATACTTAAAATCAGCAAAATAGTATCAGCTTTTTTCGTAAAAGAAATGTAACTTTGCAATCGAAAATCTGTTTGCCATTTATAGTAATACTAAAAATGACTTCAGATTGATGATGAAATGAAACAACAATAAACAATATAAACATAAACAATAACCATTATGAAGATGAATTCAACTTAACCTGTTTGTTTCCTTCGTATCTGAAAGATATGTCGGGAACTAGAAAAATGACTATTTTTGATAGTCAGAGTCAACAAACGTTTAATTCTATTCAACCTAGAAAGTACTAAAGTATGAATTTGAACTTAAAAAAATCAATGCTGCTTGTGGGAGCGTTAGCATCGTTAGGCTTGAGTTATACGACTGAAGCATGGGCGGCATCTCCTAGTCAGAGCGTAAATGCTGTACAGCAGGCAAAGAAAGTAACCGGTAATGTGAGCGATGCAGAAGGTCCTATTATCGGTGCAAGTGTAGTAGAAAAGGGCAACCCTGGTAATGGTACCGTTACAGATCTTGATGGTAACTTTACCTTGAACGTAAAGCCTGGTTCTACTATTGTAGTTACCTATATCGGTTACCAGAAACAGGAAATTGCTGTGGGTAACCAGTCTAGTCTCAAAATCACAATGAAGACTGACGACAAGACTCTTGATGAAGTCGTTGTTGTAGGTTATGGTGTCCAGAAGAAAAAGCTCGTTACCGGTTCTACCATTGAGGTAAAGGGTGATGATATTCAGAAGATGAATACCACACAGGTGCTCGGCGCCTTGCAGAGCCAGACTCCTGGTGTCAACATTCAGGCAGCTTCCGGTCAGCCTGGTGATGGCTTTAAGATATCTATCCGTGGTGCCGGTACCAACGGCAACACAGCTCCTCTTTATATTATTGATGGGGTAGCAGGTGATATCAATAACTTGAACCCTGCCGACATCGAGCGTATCGACGTCTTGAAGGATGCCGCATCTTGTGCCATCTATGGTTCTGCCGCAGCCAATGGTGTTATCCTTGTAACTACCAAGCAGGGTAAGCAGGGTAAGATTCAGGTATCTTACGATGGTAACGTAGGTTGGGCTAACGTATATCGAATGCCTAAGATGCTTACTGCCAAACAGTATATGGAGGTAATGGATCAGGTGCGTTTCAACAGTGGTGAAAGTGGCTATGATTGGAAGAGCATTATGGGCGAAGACCTCTACAACTCTTATATGGATGGTTCTAACGAAGGAACCAACTGGGTAGAGGCTATCCGCAACAAGAATGCTGTTACAACAAGTCATGCTTTGAATGTAACAGGTGGTTCCGACCGTTCAACTTTCTCTATGGGTGCCGGTTATCAGTATCAGGATGGTGTGTTTGGCAATGTTGTTAAGTCAGACTACCGCCGTTTCACCTTCCGCATCAATTCAGAGCATGTCATCTATCGCAATGACAAGGGCATGGATGTTGTGAAGATTGGTGAGAATATCTACTATCAGCACAAGCAGAATCAGGGTATCCAGATTGGTAACCAGTATAGCAATGAGCTTTCCAATATGCTCCGTGCTAACCCTGCTATCCCTATGTATAATGCCGATGGCAATTATACCACAGCCGAAGATTTGAAAGGCTGGGTGGATAAATACAACTCTTATTCTGTTAACCCTATCTATAAGATGTTGAATCAGCAGTCTGGTCACAACAAGAGTATTAATCATAACTTGCATGCTACTGGTTACTTGGAGATTCAGCCAATCAAGAATCTTGTATATCGTGGTCAGTTGAACTACAACCAGAATACTTATACCTGGCGTACCTTCCTCCCTGTATTCGATGCCAACAGAACCAATGCGGACAATTTCCGAACAGAGGATAAGGCTACAAATCAGATTGGTACAAGTTGGGGATGGAGTACAACCAATACCTTGAGTTATAAGTTTGACTTGCAGAAGAAGCACAACTTCGACATTCTGGTAGGTACAGAGTATGGTGAGAGCCGTCCTGACTTCGGTTTCTCCTTGAATGCTACATCTTCTAATTCTGTGTTTGGCGATATGACTCATGCTTACATGACCTATATGAAGAATAATAATGCTGCTGCCGTTACTGGTACTCCTTGTGATGATTCTCGCAGTATGTCTTACTTCGGTCGTGTTAATTACAACTTTGATGAGAAGTATATGCTTTCTGCCATCATGCGTGCCGATGGTAACTCTAAATTCGCTCCAGGTGAGCGTTGGGGTTATTTCCCATCTGTATCTGCTGGTTGGGTTATCTCTAACGAGAAGTTCATGGCAAAGACTGTTTCATGGCTCGACTTCCTGAAGCTTCGTGCTGGTTGGGGACAGAATGGTAATGCACAGACCATTAACAACTTCCAGTGGCAGGGTGCTTTCGCATACGATACAAGTAGCTATTATACCTTCAATGGTAATCCTGACCAGTATATTTCAGGTGCAGCTCCTTCCCGTCTGCCTAATGAGGATTTGACTTGGGAGACTTCTGAGCAGTTGAACATCGGTTTGGATGCTCGCTTCCTGAGTGGACGTCTGGGCTTCACCTTGGATTGGTATAACAAGAAGACCAAGGACTTGCTGGTTGCAGTTCCTGTAGATCCAACAACCGGTTTCTCTACCCAGATGAAGAATGCCGGTACTGTAGAGAACAAGGGTATTGAGCTTTCTCTCACTTGGAATGACAAGATTGGCAAGGACTTCCAGTACAACGTAGGTTGGAACATGGCTTACAATCACAATGAGGTTACAGAGGTGAAGTCTAACCAGACATACAACAATGGCGGTAAGGACCTCTTGGCTCAGAATACCGGTTATATGGCTCGTTTCGAGGAAGGTCATCCTATCGGTTACTTCTGGGGCTACAAGACAGAAGGTGTGATGCAGAATGAGGCAGACGTTCAGGCTTACCTTGACAAGAACTGCAAGGGCAATGCCGCAAACTCTAAGCAGGGTACCAGTATCAAACCAGGTGACTTGAAGTTTGTGGATGTAAATGGCGATGGTGTTATCAATGATGACGATAAGACAGAGCTTGGCGATCCACATCCAGATGTAACCATGGGTATCACTCTCGGTGCATCTTACAAAGGCTTCGACCTTTCTGTTACAGGTTTTGGAGCATTCGGTCAGCAGGTGGCTCGTTCATTCCGTAAGTTCACCGATGGTGAGTTCGAGAACTTCACTACAGAGGTGTATGACTACTGGCATGGTGAGGGAACTTCCAACAAGTATCCATTGCTCGCCCACATGAATGCAGGTCCAAACTGGCAGACCATTTCTGATATTTACATTGAGAATGCCAGCTACTTCCGTCTTCAGAATCTGACCGTGGGTTACGATTTCACTAAGATTTGGAAGAGCAGCCCATTCCAGCAGCTCCGTCTCTATTTCGCAGCCCAGAATCTCTTTACCATTACCGGTTATAAGGGTATGGATCCAGAGAATGGTACAGCTATCGGCTCAGACTCATGGGTAACAGGTGTTGATGTAGGTAACTATCCTCAGCCTCGTACCTATATGGTTGGTGTAAATGTAAAGTTCTAATCTAAAATTGAATTCACAATGAAAAAGTTAAATATATTATTGGCTTCAGCCATGGCGGTACTTAGCTTGGCGTCCTGCGACATCAATGATGTGCAGAATGTTGGCGAGTTATCTACCAGTACCTTCCCTGTTTCCAAGGAGGATGGTGAGGCTGTATTGGCTGGTGTTTACCAGAATTTGAACCAGGTTTGTGCAGACCCTCAGATGAGTTTCCTTTACTATGCCCAGTTGGCTAGTGATGATATGCTCGGTGGTGGTGGTGTCAACGATAAGTTGATGCAGGCAGATGATTTGCTCTGTAACTACAATGCCGATATGACCAACGTGTTCTATGAGGCTCGTTACAAGGGTATCAACCGTGCCAATACCCTGATAGAGGCTCTTCCTAATACCTCTATGAATGAGGATACCAAAAACTCATTGATGGGACAGACTAAGTTCCTGCGTGCCTTCTATTATTATGAGTTGGCTTCTATGTACGGAAATGTACCTATGCGTCTGAAACCAGGTTCTGAGGCTGTCACCCAAGGTAATATTGAAGACCCTTGGAAGCAGATTCTGATGGATCTTCGTGATGCTGTCGCTCTCTTGCCTGCTGCTAAGAGCACTGATGGCCATATAGATAAGTATGCTGCTGAGGCTATGCTGGGTCGTGCCTGGTTGTTCTATTCTGGTTTCTTTGGCAATGGTTCTACATTGGCTGATCTGACCAGCACTACTTACAATCCTCTGACTTCTGTGGAACTTCCTGATGGAACTACTTTGTCTAAGGAGGATGTCATTACAGCCATCGATGACTGTGTGGCTAACTCTGGTCGCACTTTGGTGGATAAGTATCAGAATCTCTGGGCTTATACCAACAGATGCACTGTAGAAGATTATGATTATACCAAGGGTCAGGGCTTCAAGTGGGTTGAGGATGATGCTTCTCAGAACCCAGAGACTTTGTTCTCTATCAAGTTCAATAAGTTCGCTTCCTGGAGTACAACGATTGGTTATGCCAATGGCTATGCACTTCACTTTGGTGTTCGTGGCGGTCAGGCTTATGGCAACACCTTCCCATTCGGTCAGGGTTGGGGTGCTGGTCCTGTAGCTCCAAATTTGGTAAAGGATTGGGCTGCTGCCGAGCCTAATGATGTACGCCGTGATGCTTCTATCCAGGACTGGTCTAAGGTAGAGACATATAAGAAAGGTGGTTGGGCCGACTTTGTTCAGGAAACTGATTTTTATGCCAAGAAGTGGGCTCCTGTTACCTGTAAGAATGATCAGTTGGAGGATGGCTATTCTTGTACTTTCGAGAATGTGATGTACCCAGGCAACTGGG of Segatella copri contains these proteins:
- a CDS encoding RluA family pseudouridine synthase produces the protein MEEGNAASGEGGDELYEHWKVQVDANQDPVRIDKYLADKMAYQSRNRIQQAADAGFIHVNGKPVKSNYKVRPNDLVTLMLDRPRHETSIKPEEIAINVVYEDDQLMVVNKEAGMVVHPGAGNFHGTLIQAVAWHLRDMPEFDANDPEVGLVHRIDKDTSGLLVVAKTPTAKTALGKQFFNKTTHRSYNALVWGNIVEDEGRIEGNIGRDPKNRLRMKVFDPDSGIGKTAVTHYKVLERFGYTTLVQCVLETGRTHQIRAHMKHIGHPLFMDETYGGTEILRGQRSSSYKAFIQNCFKLCPRQALHAKTLGFVHPTTKQQMDFDSEWPEDFRQLIEKWRGFIAGTTQDTFKNI
- a CDS encoding D-alanine--D-alanine ligase, encoding MENSKRTIAIVCGGDSSEHDVSLRSGQGLYSFFDKERYNIYLVDVKGTDWHVALDNGETIEIDKNDFSFVMNGKHVYFDYAYITIHGQPGENGVMQGYFDLIHLPYSTSGVLVEAMTFDKYVLNNYLRGFGINVADSILLRRGEAYDEEEIAKRIGMPCFVKPAADGSSFGVSKVKNADQLAPALRVAFMESNEVMIEGFLDGTEISQGIYKTAEKTVVLPATEVVTTNEFFDYDAKYNGQVQEITPARLSPETAEEVAKTTSRIYDILHANGIIRIDYIISKDKDGKDKVNMLEINTTPGMTVTSFIPQQVRAAGLDIKDVLSEIVENQF
- a CDS encoding 1-acyl-sn-glycerol-3-phosphate acyltransferase, yielding MNIPQEFDTIRPWEPEDLPEVFDRLLSNDQFKQVLAYLYPQVPFEMIAQKLKACKTNLDFQLAFAYDFVHGILKKAATGCEMDCTSLDNTRNYTFISNHRDIVLDSAILDVLLIDNGFKTTCEIAIGDNLLSLPWVKDLVRVNKAFIVERALSMRQMLMSSKRLSDYMHFAIKEKNENIWIAQREGRAKDSNDRTQKSILQMMSMGGEGSIIDRLKQLHLVPLSISYEYDPCDFLKAKEFQQKRDNADWKKGPMDDLVSMQTGIFGYKGHVHYHAAPCLDDYLDSLDPDMPKQDIYNKVAAYMDEQIFKNYRLYPGNYVALDLLENSTAHQAEYTAEDKAKFEKYMAGQLAKIDLPNKDEAYLRERILEMYANPVRNYLAAQ
- a CDS encoding SusC/RagA family TonB-linked outer membrane protein, with amino-acid sequence MNLNLKKSMLLVGALASLGLSYTTEAWAASPSQSVNAVQQAKKVTGNVSDAEGPIIGASVVEKGNPGNGTVTDLDGNFTLNVKPGSTIVVTYIGYQKQEIAVGNQSSLKITMKTDDKTLDEVVVVGYGVQKKKLVTGSTIEVKGDDIQKMNTTQVLGALQSQTPGVNIQAASGQPGDGFKISIRGAGTNGNTAPLYIIDGVAGDINNLNPADIERIDVLKDAASCAIYGSAAANGVILVTTKQGKQGKIQVSYDGNVGWANVYRMPKMLTAKQYMEVMDQVRFNSGESGYDWKSIMGEDLYNSYMDGSNEGTNWVEAIRNKNAVTTSHALNVTGGSDRSTFSMGAGYQYQDGVFGNVVKSDYRRFTFRINSEHVIYRNDKGMDVVKIGENIYYQHKQNQGIQIGNQYSNELSNMLRANPAIPMYNADGNYTTAEDLKGWVDKYNSYSVNPIYKMLNQQSGHNKSINHNLHATGYLEIQPIKNLVYRGQLNYNQNTYTWRTFLPVFDANRTNADNFRTEDKATNQIGTSWGWSTTNTLSYKFDLQKKHNFDILVGTEYGESRPDFGFSLNATSSNSVFGDMTHAYMTYMKNNNAAAVTGTPCDDSRSMSYFGRVNYNFDEKYMLSAIMRADGNSKFAPGERWGYFPSVSAGWVISNEKFMAKTVSWLDFLKLRAGWGQNGNAQTINNFQWQGAFAYDTSSYYTFNGNPDQYISGAAPSRLPNEDLTWETSEQLNIGLDARFLSGRLGFTLDWYNKKTKDLLVAVPVDPTTGFSTQMKNAGTVENKGIELSLTWNDKIGKDFQYNVGWNMAYNHNEVTEVKSNQTYNNGGKDLLAQNTGYMARFEEGHPIGYFWGYKTEGVMQNEADVQAYLDKNCKGNAANSKQGTSIKPGDLKFVDVNGDGVINDDDKTELGDPHPDVTMGITLGASYKGFDLSVTGFGAFGQQVARSFRKFTDGEFENFTTEVYDYWHGEGTSNKYPLLAHMNAGPNWQTISDIYIENASYFRLQNLTVGYDFTKIWKSSPFQQLRLYFAAQNLFTITGYKGMDPENGTAIGSDSWVTGVDVGNYPQPRTYMVGVNVKF
- a CDS encoding RagB/SusD family nutrient uptake outer membrane protein is translated as MKKLNILLASAMAVLSLASCDINDVQNVGELSTSTFPVSKEDGEAVLAGVYQNLNQVCADPQMSFLYYAQLASDDMLGGGGVNDKLMQADDLLCNYNADMTNVFYEARYKGINRANTLIEALPNTSMNEDTKNSLMGQTKFLRAFYYYELASMYGNVPMRLKPGSEAVTQGNIEDPWKQILMDLRDAVALLPAAKSTDGHIDKYAAEAMLGRAWLFYSGFFGNGSTLADLTSTTYNPLTSVELPDGTTLSKEDVITAIDDCVANSGRTLVDKYQNLWAYTNRCTVEDYDYTKGQGFKWVEDDASQNPETLFSIKFNKFASWSTTIGYANGYALHFGVRGGQAYGNTFPFGQGWGAGPVAPNLVKDWAAAEPNDVRRDASIQDWSKVETYKKGGWADFVQETDFYAKKWAPVTCKNDQLEDGYSCTFENVMYPGNWDTSGKENMQLNNIHDLVLIRFADVLLMQSELKKDVAGINEVRKRAGLNPIGAYSEEALRNERRWELACEGTRWNDLRRWHIAAAALEKQNGVAIYYCGQPDTNTPHNGGYTARYNATAGFQKMPETQVALGTVKQNEGWTGADSEYQGWK